One Malania oleifera isolate guangnan ecotype guangnan chromosome 9, ASM2987363v1, whole genome shotgun sequence DNA segment encodes these proteins:
- the LOC131164788 gene encoding adenine phosphoribosyltransferase 3, protein MPPLSLTCRGDYPSLSLSFLCSEPSPKLSHISHPHPLSINSHSAVFFPAAVPSLSLCSSHSYQILVGNKHKPRKRLFSSSTSLHSSSVSRTMSACKDEDPRIHSIKTQIRVVPNFPKPGIMFQDITTLLLDPKAFKNTVDLFVERYKGENISVVAGIEARGFIFGPPLALAIGAKFVPLRKPRKLPGPVISEEYILEYGKDCLEMHIGAVEPGERALVVDDLVATGGTLCAAMNLLERAGAEVVECACVIEVPDLKGRERLKGKPLFVLVESHE, encoded by the exons ATGCCACCTCTCTCTCTTACTTGTCGAGGAGATTACCCATcgctctctctctcattcttgtGCAGTGAGCCCTCACCAAAACTCTCTCATATCTCCCATCCCCATCCTCTCTCTATAAATTCCCACTCTGCAGTTTTCTTCCCCGCTGCAGtcccctccctctctctctgctCCTCTCACTCTTACCAAATTCTAGTGGGAAACAAACATAAGCCCAGAAAGAGGCTGTTCTCTTCCTCCACCTCCCTCCATTCTTCCTCTGTTTCGCGTACAATGTCGGCTTGTAAGGACGAAGACCCTCGTATCCATAGTATCAAAACTCAGATTCGCGTTGTGCCCAATTTTCCCAAACCAG GGATTATGTTTCAAGACATCACCACTCTGTTGCTCGATCCAAAGGCTTTCAAGAACACAGTCGATTTGTTTGTGGAGCGATACAAAGGCGAGAACATTTCGGTTGTTGCGg GAATTGAAGCCCGTGGTTTTATATTTGGCCCACCCCTTGCATTGGCAATTGGTGCAAAGTTTGTTCCTTTGAGAAAACCAAGGAAATTGCCTG GTCCTGTCATCTCGGAAGAGTATATTTTGGAATATGGAAAGGATTGCCTTGAGATGCACATTGGAGCAGTTGAACCTGGAGAGCGTGCTTTGGTGGTTGATGATTTGGTTGCTACTGGTGGAACTCTCTGTGCGGCTATGAATTTACTGG aaCGAGCTGGAGCAGAAGTAGTTGAATGTGCATGTGTAATTGAAGTGCCAGATTTAAAG GGTCGTGAGCGTTTGAAGGGCAAGCCTTTATTTGTACTTGTGGAGTCACATGAATGA